A portion of the Gossypium arboreum isolate Shixiya-1 chromosome 8, ASM2569848v2, whole genome shotgun sequence genome contains these proteins:
- the LOC108467418 gene encoding UV-stimulated scaffold protein A homolog: MAMPVEMEMEERGKVWALIEKATNSTASEVDPRLLKAIKSVVRFSDSELRLAAHTLMDLMKRDHSQVRYLTLLIIDELFMRSRLFRTLLVENLDQLLALSVGFRRNMPLPAPPAIASTLRSKAIEFLEKWNASFGVHYRQLRLGFDYLKNTLRFQFPNLQETAARIERERRERERRTREILQSKFETLKMNFSSVKEEIQATVDEIGECLDIVRTKEEGVPHVLLDDEDFVEFRSSELRQIRLDSLKEGEKVHENSDNKVVFDALRELYKLLVTKHLVSVQEWISLLVRVEVADNRSRDSMLKELIDIRNSLISVKKDCEESGCTLPKTVNKNEEEEEDFWEEGNLGLTENGSTTEPEKRREVQSSNIEKRSKSVEDRNSKKSNKQSGNLAKVSASCKVKAKDKECSCSKGKECSGSEKSVRSELLAEAPVLRWGSFMDYWGSVSNKDTLLNQKGLEFDNHWGRVDYDAVIPAEKIAELNLQSIVYQENLGEIQPCRAPLKKGGLCQRRDLKVCPFHGPIIPRDDAGNQINQSSSTDDTDPGLGSDLAEQLAKQAVKNVRERDKEDARKRKLDKQSLQREKLARVREHNDAVLRDAAIASTSRSTVFGEDMGETVGENPVGRNKQTLASMLRKKVTTKDRLAQRLLNTRATEATLRQMTQGEDATYRETFPNQW, encoded by the exons ATGGCGATGCCGGTGGAGATGGAGATGGAGGAGAGAGGAAAAGTCTGGGCTTTGATAGAAAAAGCCACGAACTCGACTGCCTCCGAGGTTGATCCACGTCTTCTCAAAGCAATCAAATCAGTGGTGCGGTTCTCCGATTCGGAGCTACGACTCGCCGCCCATACCCTCATGGACCTCATGAAACGCGATCATTCCCAG GTTCGTTATCTCACGCTTCTTATAATTGATGAACTTTTCATGCGGTCTAGGCTTTTTAGAACCCTTTTGGTTGAGAACTTAGATCAGTTATTGGCCTTAAGTGTTGGGTTTAGAAGAAATATGCCGCTCCCAGCTCCTCCGGCTATTGCATCAACTTTGCGTTCCAAGGCAATTGAGTTCTTAGAGAAGTGGAATGCATCTTTTGGGGTTCATTACAGGCAGCTTAGGTTAGGTTTTGATTATCTTAAGAATACTCTCAGGTTTCAGTTTCCTAACCTTCAGGAGACTGCAGCAAGGATAGAACGAGAGAGGAGGGAAAGAGAGAGAAGGACTAGGGAGATTTTACAGAGCAAGTTTGAAACGCTGAAGATGAATTTTAGTTCTGTTAAGGAAGAAATACAGGCTACAGTTGATGAGATTGGAGAATGTTTAGATATTGTTCGCACTAAAGAGGAAGGCGTGCCACACGTCTTATTGGATGACGAAGATTTTGTAGAGTTTCGGTCTTCTGAGTTGAGGCAGATCCGTCTTGATTCATTAAAGGAAGGAGAAAAGGTTCATGAGAACAGCGATAACAAAGTGGTTTTCGATGCATTAAGAGAGCTGTATAAGCTTTTAGTAACCAAGCACCTGGTTTCAGTACAAGAATGGATATCTCTTCTTGTAAGGGTTGAAGTGGCTGACAACAGGTCACGAGATTCCATGTTGAAGGAGTTGATTGATATCCGAAACAGTCTCATATCTGTGAAGAAGGATTGTGAAGAATCTGGTTGTACTTTACCCAAAACTGTGAATAAAAACGAAGAAGAGGAGGAAGACTTCTGGGAGGAAGGTAATTTGGGATTGACTGAGAATGGAAGTACTACTGAACCTGAGAAGCGAAGGGAGGTTCAAAGTTCCAACATTGAAAAGAGAAGTAAATCTGTTGAGGATAGGAATTCTAAGAAGTCTAATAAACAGAGTGGAAATCTTGCTAAAGTGTCAGCTTCTTGCAAGGTGAAAGCCAAAGATAAAGAATGCAGTTGTTCTAAGGGCAAAGAGTGTTCGGGTAGTGAAAAGTCTGTTAGGAGTGAGCTTTTGGCTGAAGCTCCAGTTCTCAGGTGGGGTTCTTTCATGGATTATTGGGGCTCAGTCTCTAATAAGGATACATTATTAAATCAGAAAGGCTTGGAGTTTGACAATCACTGGGGAAGAGTAGATTATGATGCCGTGATTCCAGCCGAGAAAATTGCAGAATTGAATCTTCAGTCGATTGTTTACCAGGAAAACTTAGGAGAGATCCAACCATGTCGTGCACCTTTGAAAAAAGGTGGACTTTGTCAGAGAAGAGACTTGAAGGTTTGCCCATTTCATGGGCCCATTATACCTCGTGATGATGCAGGAAACCAAATCAATCAGAGTTCTTCAACAGATGATACAGATCCTGGTTTAGGCTCTGATTTAGCAGAGCAGTTAGCAAAACAAGCTGTGAAGAATGTTAGGGAGCGAGATAAAGAGGATGCGAGGAAGAGAAAACTTGATAAACAGTCATTACAGCGGGAAAAGCTAGCAAGAGTTCGGGAGCACAATGATGCTGTTCTTCGTGATGCTGCAATAGCTTCAACATCAAGATCAACAGTTTTTGGAGAAGACATGGGGGAAACTGTTGGTGAGAATCCAGTTGGGAGAAACAAACAAACTCTAGCATCAATGCTGCGGAAGAAAGTTACAACGAAAGATAGGTTAGCTCAGAGACTTTTGAACACCCGGGCAACAGAGGCAACGCTAAGACAGATGACCCAGGGTGAGGATGCAACTTATAGAGAAACATTTCCCAATCAATGGTAG